The DNA window AGGTCAACCGCCGGCAAATTCATCCGTGTTTCTGCCACCGGGCGGTCGCGCAGGATTCACCCTATCGATCATATCCGCAGGCTTCATTTCCCGGAAGGGCTATCGGAACGGCACAGGCCGTTCCGAGGGCCTGATCGCTACGCCCGTTCTTCACAATCCAGGCCGGAGCGCCCGCCTAAGCGAGTAACGCCGAAACCGGCCGGGCGTCGTCCACATAGGGCAAAGGTCGGCTGTCCTCGCCCGTGAAGCGGGTCCGCGGATCGATGCCAACCAGATGCAGAATGGTCGCTAGCAGCTCCTCAGGCGAGACCGGGTGTTCGGCCACATCGCTGCCGATTTTGTCCGACGAACCCAGCACCAGACCACGCTGAATGCCGCCGCCAGCCAGGGCAATGCTAAAGGCCCGGGGCCAATGATCGCGACCGGCGCCCGAGTTAATTTTGGGGGTGCGGCCGAACTCGCTGCCGACCACCACCAGGGTTTCGTCGAGCATGCCGCGTTGTTCCAAGTCGTTTACCAGTGCGGAGAAAGCCAGGTCAAGTCGCGGCACGCGCGTCTGCAGTTGCGGGAAAATGGTCGTGTGATGATCCCAGCTCTGGCGGCCGACCGTGACAAATCGAACGCCCGCTTCGACCAGGCGACGAGCGGTCAACGACAGCCGGCCCAGTTCGCCCGGCTGCTTTTTGCCGGAAGCGTCCTGCACGCCGTAGGCCTGGAGTGTTTCCGGCGATTCGCGCAGGTAGTCGAACGCCTCGGCGGCCCGGGCCGAGTTGATGATATCGACGGCCTGTTCGCTGAAGCGATCCCAGGTCTGACCGCCGGGAATGGCCTTTCCGCCCTGGTTCTCAATGGCGTTCCGGAGCGACAGGCGGGACTGGAAACGGTCGGCGGAAAAATTGTTCGGCATCGACAAAGTGGAAGCGTTCGTCCCCTTAAAAGGGCCCGACGCCTGGGGCAAATATCCGGAACCGGTAAACCGCGAGGTAAAGTCGTTGCCCGGATTGCTGACAAACGGCGGCATGCCGTTGCGCATTCCCAGTTCCTGCGCAATGATGGCTCCCATTTCCGGGTTGCCGGAGTGCAGCACGCCGGTGGAAACGGGCGGACGGCGGCCTTCCATCATATAAATGGCGCCGCGCTGGTGGGCCGCTTCGTTATGCGTCATCGACCGGACCACGGCGATTTTGTCCATGATTTTTGCGGTCTGCGGCAGCAGTTCGCTCACAAACACGCCCGGCATGCTGGTCGGAATGGGGGTGAGTTCGCCACGTACCTCGTCGGCAGCGTCGGGCTTCATATCAAAGGTATCATGGTGCGAAACACCGCCCTGCAGCCACAACATGATGACCGATTTTGCCTTGACGGAGCTCCCGCCGGCCGCCAGGGCCTGCGAGCGAAGCAGCTGCGGCAACGAAAGTCCTACGCCGCCGGCCAAACCGGCTTGCAGCGCCTGGCGTCGAGAAAACGCCAGCGTGCGCTGATAATCGCGGCATCCAGATGATACGTTCATAACAACGGGCCTCAGGCGGGGAAGGCGAAGGGGAGGGAGGTTTTCAACAGGTGGGATAACGGACTGCAGGCAAACCGTCGGAAGCATTATAAACAAACGGTTTCGACGGGGCGATACGTTCGCCCGATTCCCCCCGAAATTTCACGAGATGTTCTTGAAAATTTCATTAGAATTGCGAATTTCCGCGGCATACTGAGGAGTTTCGCCGTTTCACAGGGCAAGGTTTCTTTATGGGACTGACGTCGAGTTTTTGGAAAGTCTTCCTCGCTTATGCGTCAATCGCAATGGGAACGGCGTTGCTCTTTCTGATCCTGGTCGTTCCCTGGCAGTCGCAACAGCAAACGGAATTCGCCAAGGCGCGACTGCGTGAGGCCGTGTTGCTGTTAAAAGACGAGCTGCTTCCTTCCGCATCGACCACCCAGGAGGCCGATCTGCAGCGGAAAGTGCGAGGTCTTGCCGAGGCCACCGGGCTGGTGATCGCGGCCGCCGGACCGAAGGGGCAGCCCACCGCCGATTCCGAACAACCGCCCGGCCCCTTGGCCGTCTCCACGACAAACCCGTTCGCCCAAGTCGAAATGTCGGCCGCCCGGTCGCAAGGCGAGGGTTTCATGCAGCGCACCAACCCGACCACCGGTAACCCCTGGTTATATTATGCTTTACGCATCGACCGCGACGACGAAACGGTCGGGTATCTGCGGGCCGGCTTGTCCGTCAAGTCCATTGCCGACCAGGCAGCCGGCTTGCGACGGGCGACCGCCTGGTTCGCTGGCCTGGCGACGCTGGCCGTCTTTGTCCTGACGCTCTGCTTTTTTCGCTCCCCGACACAAGGGCCCGTCCACCAGCTGAATGAAGCGGTCCGCAGCATCACCCAAGGGCATTACGCGCAAGACGTGCTGGTGCATGACCGGGGCCCGCTCGGCAAACTGGCCGCCAATCTGAACCGCATGAGCCGGGAACTGGCCGCTCGTTTTGCGGCCCAGCGACAGGCTTCTGATCGGGTGGACGCCGCGATTAACGGCATGAGCGAAGGAGTCATCTCGGTCGACGCGGGCCAGCGGTTGCTGCTGGCGAACCGTTCCGCCGGACAAATGCTGGGCTTTGATCCCGAAAAAAGCGCCGGCGCGGAACTACTCAGCCTGGTCCGTAGCCGGCCCCTGCATGCGGCCGTCGCCACCAGCCTGGAAAGTGAAACAGCCTGTATTACCGAGGCCGAACTTGGCGGTCCCCAGTCCCGCACCTTGCGGATTACGGCGCAGCGACTGGCAGGCGATCCTTGCCCCGGCGTGGTCGTCGTCATGCACGATGTGACCGACATCCGGCGGCTGGAAAACCTGCGGCATGAGTTTGTGGCAAACGTCTCGCATGAACTGAAAACGCCGCTTAGCGCCATACGAGCCTCGGCGGAAACACTGCGGATGGGTGCCATCAACCAGCCCGATAGAGCGGTTCGCTTTCTGACTCTCATTGAAGATGAAGCCGACCGTCTGCACGAACTGATTCTTGACATGCTCAGTCTGGCCCGCATTGAATCGGGCGAAGAAACCTTTGATATCCGTTCGCTGCCGGTCGCGGAAAAAATCGAAGAACGACTGCGGACCCATGAAGAAGCTGCCCGGGCCAAGCAGATGTCGCTGCTGACCCATCCGCCCGATCAGGGCTTTTCGGTGCTGGCCGACGGCGAAGGTTTTCGACAGATTCTCGACAACCTGCTGGACAACGCCATCAAGTACTCCCGACCCGGCGGCGAGGTGCATGTGACCTGGCAGAAACAGGGCGCCCTGGGGGCGATTGTGGTGACCGACAACGGGATCGGCATCGATCGAGAGCATTTACCCCGTGTTTTTGAGCGGTTCTTTCGGGCCGATCGGGCCCGCTCACGTGAACTTGGCAGCACAGGTCTGGGCCTGGCGATCGTCAAACATCTGGCCCAGTCCTTTAAAGGGTCCGTCGTGGTCGACTCGACGCTGGGCAAAGGGAGCACCTTCACCGTTTTTTTGCCGCTGGCTGGGGATGAATTCCCCGTTTCTTAACATTAAATTCACATTTCCGCTTTAGATTGGAGATTTACAGGCGTTCGTTTCGCCATACCCTGCACCGCTTTCCGTGGTCGGCTCCCCCCTAACAATCGAACGATTTCGATGCCTCTCTTTGGACAATGGCTGCAACTTGCGAGTCTGCTGTTGGCGGCCAGCCTGCTACTGGGTTGCGGCCCCCAGCCCCAGGCGATCAATATCGACGGCTCCAGCACGGTGGGCCCGATCACCAAAGCAATCGCCGAGAAGTTCCGCGAGATTGATCCCGTCGTTCATATCACGGTGGGCGTTTCCGGTTCTGGCGGCGGATTCAAAAAACTGATTGCCGGAGAGATTACCATTTGCAACGCTTCGCGGCCGATCAAAGCTTCGGAAACAGCCCAGCTGCAGGCCAAGGGGATCGAAGTCGTGGAGATTGAAGTCGCCTACGACGGACTGGCCGTAGTCGTGCACCCGGAAAGCAGAATCAACAAGCTCACCGTCGCCCAGTTAAAAGAGCTATGGAAGACGGGCAGCACCATCAAAAAATGGAGCAACCTGGACCCGGCCTTTGGCGACGCGGAGATCGACCTTTACGGCCCGGGCACCGATTCGGGAACGTTTGACTATTTTACGGAAGCCGTTGTAGGAGAAAGCGGCGACAGCCGGTCGGACTACACCGCGAACGAAAACGACAATGCGCTCGTGAACGGAGTCGCCGGAAATCCTTCGTCGCTGGGCTATTTTGGGCTGGCCTACTTTAAAGAGAATGCCTCCAGGCTCAAACTGGTCGCGATCGACAACGGCGACGGAGAAGCCATTCTGCCCAGTGAAAAAACGGTGACCAGCGGCCAGTACAAGCCGCTGTCGCGTCCCCTTTATATTTATGTTCGCAAAGACGCGCTGGCGCATCCGCAGGTCGCCAGCTTTGTCAGGTTCTACCTGGATAACGCAAGCGATCTCGTCAAAGAGGTCGGCTATGTCCGCTTGTCGGACGAAGCGCTCGAGGCCAACAAAGCCAAGGTCGTTTCCGCCGCCAGCGCTGCCAGAACAACCGCCGACGCCAAAACGGCCGCCGTAAACCATTAAGCAGGACGCCCCGCGACCCGCATTGCTCCTGCCCATTTCCTTTTCAAGCATCCCGCATGTCCCAGGTTGCCAAACCGATCGTTGGTGATGAATCGAGCGAGGCCGTCAAACGGTTCCGCATCGAATTCTCCGTGCAGAGCCTGCTGGCTTGCTGCGCGGCGATTTCGGTTTTCACCACCATCGGAATTGTGGTGGTGCTGGTGCATGGGTCGGTGAAGTTCTTCGAGCTGGTCTCGATCTGGGACTTTCTGACCGACACCCGGTGGGCGCCGCTCAGCAAGAAGGATCCGCATTTCGGCGTGTTGCCGTTGGCGTGCGGCACCATGCTGGTGGCGGTTGGCGCGGCCCTGTTCGCCGTGCCGATTGGACTGGCGACGGCCGTTTATTTAAGCGAGTACGCCCCCCGCGGATTGCGGAACGTGGTCAAGCCGCTGCTGGAAATACTGGCCGGCATCCCGTCGGTCGTTTACGGCTTTCTGGCGGTCATGTTCGTTTCCCCCTGGATTCAAAGCATGGCGCCGCAGGAGGGCCCCTTCAAAGCCAGCCCGTCGAACGCGCTGAGCGCGGCGATTGTGGTGGGCATTATGATCCTGCCGATGGTCGTCTCCCTGAGCGAAGATGTGCTGCGGAGCGTGCCGCGTTCGCTGCGGGACGCCGCCTTCGCCCTGGGATCGACCAAGTTTGAAGTCATCGTCCGGGTGCTGCTGCCGGCCGCCCTGTCGGGCATTGTCGCCGCCGTGCTGCTGGCCATCTGCCGGGCAATCGGCGAAACCATGGCCGTCGCCCTGGCGGCCGGGAACACGCCCAACCTGACCCTCAATCCGCTGGAAAGGGTGCAAACGATGACGGCCTATATTGTGCAGGTCAGCATCGGAGATTCGCCGGTGGGCTCGCCCCAGTACTACACGATTTTCGCCGTCGCGGCGACCCTGTTTGTGATCACCATGACGATGAACGTGATCGCCCAGTGGATCCTCTCACGGATGCGGGAGCGTTATGAGTAACTCCCCTCCCAACCCACTGGCTCCGTCAAAGCGCCATCGTCTGTGGAAAAAGTTCTGCGACCGCGCTTTTGAAATATTCTGCCTGCTCTCCATGCTGGGTTGCTGCCTGCTGCTGGTGGCGATGCTGGGCGGCATTCTGTGGCAAGGGCTGCCCGGACTGAACTGGAGCTTCCTGGTCAACCTGCAGTCGTATGTGCCGCAAAAGTTTGGTATCGGAGCGGCCCTGGCGGGAACGTTCTGGCTGATTGGTTTGACCGCGATCATCTCCATTCCGGCGGGCGTGGGCGCTGCGCTTTATCTGGAAGAGTATGCTTCCAATTCCGGCTGGCGAAAGCTGATCCAACTCAACATTTCCAACCTGGCCGGCGTGCCATCGATTGTGTACGGTATTTTGGGACTGGGAATTTTTGTGCACGGCCTGCATCTGGGATTCAGTATCCTGGCCGGCGCCTTGACGCTGAGCCTGGTGATTCTGCCGATCATTATCGTCGCCACCCAGGAGGCGTTGCGTTCGGTGCCGCCGTCGATCCGCACCGCTTCGTACGCCCTGGGAGCAACCCGCTGGCAGACGATCTGGCGTTCCGTCCTGCCGGCCGCCACGCCGGGGATCATGACGGGAACCATCCTGGCGCTGTCGCGAGCGATGGGAGAAACGGCCCCCATTATTGTCGTCGGGGCGATCGACTATGCAGGTTTTTTTCCGACCAGCCCGATGAGCTACTACACGGCCATGCCGATGCAGATCTACTTGCTGGCGGAAAATTCCAAACCCGAGTTCCAGAGTTTGTCCTCCACGGCGATCATCGTTCTGCTGGCCATCCTTATCAGCATGAACGCCGTGGCAGTTTATATTCGTCAACATTACGGCAAGCAGATCCAGTGGTAACCATGAGCGAATCCACCCGGGATCAAAGCCCCTCGCCCGTCAGCGATCCCAACGCTTCGGAGTCCCGGGCCCAGAGTCCCTCGCCGCCTGAGGGTTTAGTCAACGTCGCCGCCGCGGTGCGCGGCCGTCACCCCCAGCGCGCCGGCGGCGCCCGGATCAAACTCTCGGCCAGCGGACTGCAGTTTTATTACGGCGACCACCATGCCCTGAAGAACATCAACCTGGAAGTTCCTGAGTGCAGCGTAACCGCCCTGATCGGCCCGTCGGGTTGCGGCAAGAGCACGTTCCTGCGGTGCTTCAATCGCATGAACGATATGATCGAAGGCAGCCGTGTCGAAGGCAGCGTCGTTCTGGAAGGACACGACATTTACCACTCCGGAACCGACGTGGTCGAACTGCGACGACGGGTTGGCATGGTCTTTCAAAAGTCGATTCCGTTCCCCAAATCCATTTTTGAAAATGTGGCGTACGGCCCCCGTGTGTCGGGCGTCCGCGGACGCCAGCGACTGCTGGAGATTGTTGTCGATTCCCTCAAAAAGGCGGCCCTGTGGGACGAGGTCGAAGACCGCCTGTTTGATTCCGCCATGGCCCTGTCGGGCGGACAGCAGCAACGTTTGTGCATTGCCCGGGCCCTGGCGACCAACCCTGAAGTGCTGCTGATGGATGAGCCGGCCTCCGCGCTGGATCCGGCTTCCACGGCCCGTATTGAAGACCTGATTTTTGAACTGAGCGAACGGTACACCATTTTGATCGTCACGCACAACATGCAACAAGCGGCTCGCGTTTCGAGCCAGACGGCGTTCTTTTTTCAAGGCGAGCTCATCGAGGCCGGTTCCACAACCGACATCTTTACTCACCCTCGGCGGAAACAGACAGAAGACTACATCACAGGCAGGTTCGGTTAATGACCAAACACCTTGAAATTGACCTCAAAGCCGTAGAACGATCGCTGCTGGAAACCTCCACAGTGGTCGAAGAAATGGTCGATCTGGCAATCAAAGCGCTCCGCTTCCGGCAGTTTGAACTGATCGACCAGGTGCTGGAACGCGAAGAAGAAATCAACTCGGCCGAAGTGAAGATCGAAGAGCAGGCGCTGAACTTCATCGCCCTGCACCAGCCGGTCGCCGTCGATCTGCGCCGCGCTGCGGCCGTGCTGAAGATCAACAACGATCTGGAACGGATCGCCGACATCGCCGTGAATATCACCGAACGAGCCGAGTGCCTGGCGCCCCGGCCCGACTTTGAAATCCCTTCGATGCTGATCGAGATGACCACCCTGGCCCATTTGATGCTGAGGGAGTCGCTCGACGCCTTTGGACGTAGCGATGTCGAACTGGCCCGCAACGTCTGCACCCGCGACGACGAAGTCGACGAACTCCACCGCCAACTGGTCAATGAGTTGTACCGGGCCATGCGGTCCGATTCCCATCTGATTGATCCGGCCCTGAATTATTTCTCCGCCGCCCGCCATATTGAACGGGTGGCCGACCACGCAACCAACATCGCAGAGGATGTCATTTATCTGGTCAAAGGCGAAATCGCCCGGCATCGGATCGACCGCCATCCCAGTCACAAAATCAAACCTTAAGCGTCCTCCTGATTAACCCGACGGCCTTGCTGTCGCAGTTCCCCGTAAGAGCCGCGCCGGTCGCTGTCTGTCCTCGCTTGAACGCCGTTTTTTCAACGGGCGTCTATCGCAACATGGTGAAGCCTCGCATTCTCATTATCGAAGACGACCGCTCCCTTGCCGAGGTTCTGGGTTACAACCTGGAACAAGCCGGCTACGAAGTGCTCGTCGCTTACGACGGCCAGGATGGCTTGTACCAGGCGCAACTCAAAACGCCGGAACTCGTCCTGCTGGACCTCATGCTGCCCGTGATCGACGGCAAGGAGGTCTGCCGGCGCCTGCGCGCCAGGAGTGAAACCCAGGAAATCCTGATCATGATGCTCACCGCCAAAAGCGAGGAGACCGATCAGGTCGTTGGATTTTCCCTGGGAGCCGACGATTACGTGACCAAACCCTTCAGTGTGAAGGTTTTGCTCGAACGGATCAAAGCCCTGATCCGACGCGGCCAGGGCGCCCCCACCGACCACGAAATGATCGTGCACCAGGGGGTCATGATTGATCGACGCAGCTTCCGCGCCACGGCCGGCGAGCAGTTGCTGCCGCTGACCCGCAGCGAGTTCCGCCTGCTCGACGCCTTGATCCGCCAGCCCGGCCGAGCGTTCTCCCGGGCGGAACTGATTGACGCCGCCCTGGGCGACGACGCCTATGTGATGGAGCGCACCATCGATGTGCACATCCGCGCGTTACGCAAAAAGCTGGCCGAACATGCAGACGTGATCGAGACCGTCCGCGGCATTGGTTACCGCTTCCGCGAAACCACGCGCGAAACGTCCCGCTAAAGAACGCGAATCGAATTACTGTCGGATTTAGGATCGGCGTTTCGTGAGCCGCCAGGCGCAGAAAGGCCGCTTTTGCTCCGCGAAAGCACCGCTTCTACTTTGTACGCGCCAGCGCACAGGACGTTTACCTGCGGTCACCGCTGCTGCGCACGCGGCGCTGCACCTGGATCTCTTCGGCGCCCAGGTAGGTGACCAGCAGGGAGCCGACGCCGGCGAACCGCCAGAACAGCTCTTCGATGATCTCTTCCTCTCCCGGCCAGGGATAGGCGTAAACGATATCGAAGTCGCTGATTTCCAGTCCCATTTCTTCGTAGCCGGCCGGCCCGTCGTCGCGCAGCCAGACGAAGTCGCCCGCCCGATCCAGCAGCGAAGCGGCGCCCTGCGGCAGGACGCTGCCTTCGATCAGCGTTGTGGGCAGATCAAACGCGGCCCGTAACTGCTCGGCTTCGTCGATCAGTTCGCCATCGACTTCGATCCCGTACGAGGTCCAGCCCAGCTGGGCGGCGAGTCCCGCCACCACGCCAAAGCCACAGCCCCATTCGCAAAACATTTCCCCCGCCGACAACCGCTGCTCCTTGACCCCGCGCAGCGCACGATAGGCCAGCTCGAAGTCGCTGGGGACAAAGCCGGCAATGGGCGGCGAGGTGAACTGGAACCGCTCAATCTGCTCTTCTGCAGCTTCGATCAACTCAGCCGTTTCCGTCGGCAACGGGCCGTCGTAAAGGCGCAAAGGGGTCATCTCAAGTGGCACAGGCAGGCTTTCCCTTAAGGGTCGCGAAGCGTAGCGTCGCGCTCGGGAGGAACAGGTTCCAGCGGCCACGCGGCCGGCGGAGTCGAAACGGCCCGGGGAGCCGCCGGAGCCGCATGCTGATGGCCCGGCAACTGTTCAATGCTCCAGGCCAGAAACACGCCGATCAGTAGCGCGCCGGATAGTTTCAGCCTGTCGTGCGAATGAAAATGCACCTCGGGCAACAGATCGCCCAGCGAGATGCACAGGAACACCCCGGCCGAGAACGCCAGCGCCGAACCGACCAGCGTATGGTGCTGGTCAAACTGCGCCGCCGTCAGGCAAAACAAGGCGGCGCCCAGCGGACACATTAAAGCAAACCCGATATTGGCCAGCGACTGGGAGCGGGACGACCAGCCGGCCGCGTTCATCAGCGAGGTAATCGACAAGGCATCCAGCGGCTTGTGCAGCGCGATCGCCAGAAACGTCGCCAGACCAAACAGCGCCAGGTCGCCATGATGGCTCGACTCGCTGAACACGCTCGCCCCCAGCGCCACCCCATCGATCGCCGTGTGCAGCCCCAGACCAATAAACAGCCCTACCCAGCTGAACTCATGCGCCCCCTGGTCATGCACATGGACGTGACCCGAATCGGCCGGCAGGGCAAGCCCCTGGCGGTGATCGTGATCATGATCATGGTCATGGTCGTGGTCGTGGTCGTGGTCGTGGTGGCACGGTTCGCCGTCATCTTCCGCCAGGCCGTGCTGGTGGAAATGGAAGATGCGAATCAGAAAGAACATCGATAACAGACCGACCATCGTCCAGAACGTGGCCCAGCCCATCGAAGGCAAAATGGCGGCCGCGTGCGGCAAAAGGTGGAACAACGCCACCCCCAGCATCAGGCCAGAGACCAGCGACAGCAACAACTGCATCCGCGTGTGTGTCAGGCGCACCAGCGAAGGCAGCCAGCCGCCCGAAAGCGAGGACAGCACGATCAGCGTGCAATAGACGATCAGCAGCAGGGCAGTCCACATCGCAGCGGCAAGTTGTTAAATGGCCGGAAAAACCAGAAATCGGCGACAGACGACCGCACGCCATCCGAGAGGCGTTTCAGAATCTTGCCACGAACTTGCAAATCATAGGCATTTTCAATCAATTTGCAAGACGCGAGTTTCCCTCGCCCAGCGTCCAGGGCGAGCCTCCCGGGCATTCCTTGGGATATCGCCCCTGCCGCAGAACAGCCGCAAGCGGCCTGCCCGGCCCTGCTTCGTCGTACGCGGAATTTTCGGGACGACGCAGATTAGTTCCGATAGATCTCTTCGCCATCGATCGACAGACTGATCGGCGACCAGCTGATCCGTCCTTTGCCCTGGACGGAAAGCACGAAACTGCAGCGAAAGGAGTGACCAACGCCGTCTCGCTGCGAGCTGGTCTGTCCGACGACTTCCACCTGGGCGCCAAAGTCCTTGACGTCAGCGTTCCGGGCCGGCATGTACCCCCGGCTCGCCAGCAATTCCGTCGCGTACTGTTTGGCCTGCGTTTCCCGCGCCTGCTCGGCCTGCTGGGCTTCGTTGATTTTTCCGG is part of the Lignipirellula cremea genome and encodes:
- a CDS encoding DUF1501 domain-containing protein produces the protein MNVSSGCRDYQRTLAFSRRQALQAGLAGGVGLSLPQLLRSQALAAGGSSVKAKSVIMLWLQGGVSHHDTFDMKPDAADEVRGELTPIPTSMPGVFVSELLPQTAKIMDKIAVVRSMTHNEAAHQRGAIYMMEGRRPPVSTGVLHSGNPEMGAIIAQELGMRNGMPPFVSNPGNDFTSRFTGSGYLPQASGPFKGTNASTLSMPNNFSADRFQSRLSLRNAIENQGGKAIPGGQTWDRFSEQAVDIINSARAAEAFDYLRESPETLQAYGVQDASGKKQPGELGRLSLTARRLVEAGVRFVTVGRQSWDHHTTIFPQLQTRVPRLDLAFSALVNDLEQRGMLDETLVVVGSEFGRTPKINSGAGRDHWPRAFSIALAGGGIQRGLVLGSSDKIGSDVAEHPVSPEELLATILHLVGIDPRTRFTGEDSRPLPYVDDARPVSALLA
- a CDS encoding HAMP domain-containing sensor histidine kinase, giving the protein MLFLILVVPWQSQQQTEFAKARLREAVLLLKDELLPSASTTQEADLQRKVRGLAEATGLVIAAAGPKGQPTADSEQPPGPLAVSTTNPFAQVEMSAARSQGEGFMQRTNPTTGNPWLYYALRIDRDDETVGYLRAGLSVKSIADQAAGLRRATAWFAGLATLAVFVLTLCFFRSPTQGPVHQLNEAVRSITQGHYAQDVLVHDRGPLGKLAANLNRMSRELAARFAAQRQASDRVDAAINGMSEGVISVDAGQRLLLANRSAGQMLGFDPEKSAGAELLSLVRSRPLHAAVATSLESETACITEAELGGPQSRTLRITAQRLAGDPCPGVVVVMHDVTDIRRLENLRHEFVANVSHELKTPLSAIRASAETLRMGAINQPDRAVRFLTLIEDEADRLHELILDMLSLARIESGEETFDIRSLPVAEKIEERLRTHEEAARAKQMSLLTHPPDQGFSVLADGEGFRQILDNLLDNAIKYSRPGGEVHVTWQKQGALGAIVVTDNGIGIDREHLPRVFERFFRADRARSRELGSTGLGLAIVKHLAQSFKGSVVVDSTLGKGSTFTVFLPLAGDEFPVS
- a CDS encoding PstS family phosphate ABC transporter substrate-binding protein; this translates as MPLFGQWLQLASLLLAASLLLGCGPQPQAINIDGSSTVGPITKAIAEKFREIDPVVHITVGVSGSGGGFKKLIAGEITICNASRPIKASETAQLQAKGIEVVEIEVAYDGLAVVVHPESRINKLTVAQLKELWKTGSTIKKWSNLDPAFGDAEIDLYGPGTDSGTFDYFTEAVVGESGDSRSDYTANENDNALVNGVAGNPSSLGYFGLAYFKENASRLKLVAIDNGDGEAILPSEKTVTSGQYKPLSRPLYIYVRKDALAHPQVASFVRFYLDNASDLVKEVGYVRLSDEALEANKAKVVSAASAARTTADAKTAAVNH
- the pstC gene encoding phosphate ABC transporter permease subunit PstC, producing the protein MSQVAKPIVGDESSEAVKRFRIEFSVQSLLACCAAISVFTTIGIVVVLVHGSVKFFELVSIWDFLTDTRWAPLSKKDPHFGVLPLACGTMLVAVGAALFAVPIGLATAVYLSEYAPRGLRNVVKPLLEILAGIPSVVYGFLAVMFVSPWIQSMAPQEGPFKASPSNALSAAIVVGIMILPMVVSLSEDVLRSVPRSLRDAAFALGSTKFEVIVRVLLPAALSGIVAAVLLAICRAIGETMAVALAAGNTPNLTLNPLERVQTMTAYIVQVSIGDSPVGSPQYYTIFAVAATLFVITMTMNVIAQWILSRMRERYE
- the pstA gene encoding phosphate ABC transporter permease PstA — its product is MSNSPPNPLAPSKRHRLWKKFCDRAFEIFCLLSMLGCCLLLVAMLGGILWQGLPGLNWSFLVNLQSYVPQKFGIGAALAGTFWLIGLTAIISIPAGVGAALYLEEYASNSGWRKLIQLNISNLAGVPSIVYGILGLGIFVHGLHLGFSILAGALTLSLVILPIIIVATQEALRSVPPSIRTASYALGATRWQTIWRSVLPAATPGIMTGTILALSRAMGETAPIIVVGAIDYAGFFPTSPMSYYTAMPMQIYLLAENSKPEFQSLSSTAIIVLLAILISMNAVAVYIRQHYGKQIQW
- the pstB gene encoding phosphate ABC transporter ATP-binding protein PstB, whose translation is MSESTRDQSPSPVSDPNASESRAQSPSPPEGLVNVAAAVRGRHPQRAGGARIKLSASGLQFYYGDHHALKNINLEVPECSVTALIGPSGCGKSTFLRCFNRMNDMIEGSRVEGSVVLEGHDIYHSGTDVVELRRRVGMVFQKSIPFPKSIFENVAYGPRVSGVRGRQRLLEIVVDSLKKAALWDEVEDRLFDSAMALSGGQQQRLCIARALATNPEVLLMDEPASALDPASTARIEDLIFELSERYTILIVTHNMQQAARVSSQTAFFFQGELIEAGSTTDIFTHPRRKQTEDYITGRFG
- the phoU gene encoding phosphate signaling complex protein PhoU, with the protein product MTKHLEIDLKAVERSLLETSTVVEEMVDLAIKALRFRQFELIDQVLEREEEINSAEVKIEEQALNFIALHQPVAVDLRRAAAVLKINNDLERIADIAVNITERAECLAPRPDFEIPSMLIEMTTLAHLMLRESLDAFGRSDVELARNVCTRDDEVDELHRQLVNELYRAMRSDSHLIDPALNYFSAARHIERVADHATNIAEDVIYLVKGEIARHRIDRHPSHKIKP
- a CDS encoding response regulator — its product is MVKPRILIIEDDRSLAEVLGYNLEQAGYEVLVAYDGQDGLYQAQLKTPELVLLDLMLPVIDGKEVCRRLRARSETQEILIMMLTAKSEETDQVVGFSLGADDYVTKPFSVKVLLERIKALIRRGQGAPTDHEMIVHQGVMIDRRSFRATAGEQLLPLTRSEFRLLDALIRQPGRAFSRAELIDAALGDDAYVMERTIDVHIRALRKKLAEHADVIETVRGIGYRFRETTRETSR
- a CDS encoding ZIP family metal transporter — its product is MWTALLLIVYCTLIVLSSLSGGWLPSLVRLTHTRMQLLLSLVSGLMLGVALFHLLPHAAAILPSMGWATFWTMVGLLSMFFLIRIFHFHQHGLAEDDGEPCHHDHDHDHDHDHDHDHDHRQGLALPADSGHVHVHDQGAHEFSWVGLFIGLGLHTAIDGVALGASVFSESSHHGDLALFGLATFLAIALHKPLDALSITSLMNAAGWSSRSQSLANIGFALMCPLGAALFCLTAAQFDQHHTLVGSALAFSAGVFLCISLGDLLPEVHFHSHDRLKLSGALLIGVFLAWSIEQLPGHQHAAPAAPRAVSTPPAAWPLEPVPPERDATLRDP